The following proteins are co-located in the Vallicoccus soli genome:
- a CDS encoding roadblock/LC7 domain-containing protein — MSTTAPDAAGFTWLLRSFVQSVPDVRHVLVVSADGLLMAMSDGLDRTSGDQVAAIVSGLSSLTRGAARHLGGGRVLQCVVETDGLFLFTTSVGDGSVVAVVADAQCDVGLVGYEMTLLVERAEAVLTPQLVAAARARLPLDAPVGA, encoded by the coding sequence ATGAGCACCACCGCGCCCGACGCGGCCGGGTTCACCTGGCTGCTGCGCTCCTTCGTGCAGTCCGTCCCCGACGTGCGCCACGTCCTCGTCGTGTCGGCCGACGGCCTGCTCATGGCGATGTCGGACGGCCTGGACCGCACGTCCGGCGACCAGGTCGCCGCCATCGTGTCCGGCCTGTCGAGCCTGACCCGCGGCGCCGCGCGCCACCTCGGCGGCGGACGCGTCCTGCAGTGCGTCGTCGAGACCGACGGGCTGTTCCTCTTCACCACGAGCGTGGGCGACGGCTCCGTCGTCGCGGTGGTGGCCGACGCGCAGTGCGACGTGGGGCTCGTCGGCTACGAGATGACGCTGCTCGTCGAGCGGGCCGAGGCCGTGCTCACCCCGCAGCTCGTCGCCGCCGCGCGGGCGCGCCTGCCCCTCGACGCGCCGGTCGGGGCGTGA
- a CDS encoding DUF742 domain-containing protein gives MSVATVPPAEDDAPTVRPYTLTGGRTRTRAGEPPLALEALVRAVPPAPVPPAGPAAATGTTTPEGRAILRRCAERYLSVAELSAHLALPLGVVRVLVGDLRDAGRVSVQEPGAGAAGAGDPTDPQFLRSVLDGLSTL, from the coding sequence GTGAGCGTGGCGACCGTCCCGCCGGCCGAGGACGACGCGCCCACCGTCCGGCCGTACACCCTCACCGGGGGGCGCACCCGCACCCGCGCGGGGGAGCCGCCGCTCGCGCTCGAGGCCCTCGTCCGCGCGGTCCCGCCCGCGCCGGTCCCGCCCGCGGGTCCGGCGGCCGCGACCGGCACCACGACCCCGGAGGGCCGGGCGATCCTGCGCCGCTGCGCCGAGCGGTACCTCTCCGTCGCGGAGCTGTCCGCGCACCTCGCGCTGCCGCTCGGCGTCGTCCGGGTGCTCGTCGGCGACCTGCGCGACGCCGGCCGCGTCAGCGTGCAGGAGCCGGGTGCCGGGGCTGCCGGCGCCGGCGACCCGACCGACCCGCAGTTCCTCAGGAGCGTGCTCGATGGCCTCTCCACCCTCTGA
- a CDS encoding GTP-binding protein has product MASPPSEHRPPVTAKIVVAGGFAVGKTTFIGSISDIEPLRTEAAMTEHSLGVDDAGGVTDRKTSTTVAMDFGRIALPGHLWLYLFGTPGQDRFVFMWDDLVRGAIGAVVLVDTTRLEQCFAAVDYFEERGLPFVVAVNCFDGIARHALDDVRAALGVGDGTPVFYVDARDRQATKQALLSVVSHAMARLRAA; this is encoded by the coding sequence ATGGCCTCTCCACCCTCTGAGCACCGCCCGCCGGTCACCGCCAAGATCGTCGTCGCGGGGGGCTTCGCGGTCGGCAAGACGACGTTCATCGGCTCCATCTCCGACATCGAGCCGCTGCGCACCGAGGCGGCGATGACCGAGCACTCGCTCGGCGTGGACGACGCGGGCGGCGTCACCGACCGCAAGACGAGCACCACCGTCGCGATGGACTTCGGCCGCATCGCCCTGCCCGGGCACCTCTGGCTGTACCTCTTCGGCACCCCGGGCCAGGACCGCTTCGTCTTCATGTGGGACGACCTCGTCCGCGGCGCCATCGGCGCGGTCGTCCTCGTGGACACGACCCGGCTCGAGCAGTGCTTCGCGGCGGTGGACTACTTCGAGGAGCGCGGGCTGCCGTTCGTGGTCGCCGTGAACTGCTTCGACGGGATCGCCCGGCACGCTCTCGACGACGTGCGCGCGGCGCTGGGCGTCGGGGACGGCACGCCGGTGTTCTACGTCGACGCCCGCGACCGGCAGGCGACGAAGCAGGCGCTGCTCAGCGTCGTCTCCCACGCCATGGCGCGCCTGCGCGCCGCCTGA
- a CDS encoding 2'-5' RNA ligase family protein, which produces MNAPAPLVLTLALDDEDQERFDALRRAHFPPERNHLAAHVTLFHALPGERLEQVREEVAEAARRAPFAVRVVRVRSLGRGVAYDLDAPELTALRRGLADAWAPWLTRQDASWSRAHVTVQNKVEPERARALLEELSAGFGPWTVRAAGLALWHYRGGPWEAAGRYPFG; this is translated from the coding sequence GTGAACGCGCCGGCGCCCCTCGTCCTCACCCTCGCCCTCGACGACGAGGACCAGGAGCGCTTCGACGCGCTGCGGCGCGCCCACTTCCCGCCCGAGCGCAACCACCTCGCCGCGCACGTCACGCTCTTCCACGCCCTGCCCGGGGAGCGGCTGGAGCAGGTGCGGGAGGAGGTCGCGGAGGCGGCCCGGCGCGCGCCGTTCGCCGTGCGCGTGGTCCGGGTGCGCTCGCTCGGGCGCGGGGTCGCGTACGACCTCGACGCGCCCGAGCTCACCGCGCTGCGCCGCGGCCTCGCGGACGCGTGGGCACCGTGGCTCACCCGCCAGGACGCGTCGTGGTCGCGCGCCCACGTCACCGTGCAGAACAAGGTGGAGCCCGAGCGGGCGCGGGCGCTGCTCGAGGAGCTGTCCGCGGGGTTCGGCCCGTGGACGGTACGGGCCGCCGGGCTCGCCCTGTGGCACTACCGCGGCGGGCCGTGGGAGGCGGCGGGGCGCTACCCGTTCGGGTGA
- a CDS encoding DsbA family oxidoreductase, translated as MKVEVWSDVVCPWCYVGKRRFEAALARFEHRDEVEVVWRSFELDPGAVSDPAGHEPGPHDYADRLARKYGGTRERAGQMIATMVDQAAAEGLDLRFDRAVRAGTFDAHQVLHLAADRGLQDAVKERLLRGYFTEGEAVGDREVLVRLAAEAGLDADEVRGALERQDHAEAVRADEAEAAALGITGVPFFVVDRRYGVSGAQPADLLLQALRQAWAEGHRITVLDAVGAPGAGEACGPEGC; from the coding sequence GTGAAGGTCGAGGTCTGGTCCGACGTCGTCTGCCCCTGGTGCTACGTCGGCAAGCGCCGGTTCGAGGCGGCGCTGGCGCGCTTCGAGCACCGCGACGAGGTCGAGGTCGTGTGGCGCTCGTTCGAGCTCGACCCCGGCGCGGTGTCCGACCCGGCCGGCCACGAGCCCGGGCCCCACGACTACGCCGACCGGCTGGCCCGCAAGTACGGCGGCACCCGGGAGCGCGCCGGGCAGATGATCGCGACGATGGTCGACCAGGCCGCCGCCGAGGGCCTCGACCTGCGCTTCGACCGCGCCGTGCGCGCCGGCACGTTCGACGCCCACCAGGTGCTGCACCTCGCCGCGGACCGCGGCCTGCAGGACGCGGTGAAGGAGCGGCTGCTGCGCGGGTACTTCACCGAGGGCGAGGCGGTCGGCGACCGCGAGGTGCTGGTGCGGCTCGCCGCCGAGGCCGGTCTCGACGCCGACGAGGTGCGCGGCGCGCTCGAGCGCCAGGACCACGCCGAGGCCGTACGGGCGGACGAGGCCGAGGCCGCCGCGCTCGGCATCACCGGCGTGCCCTTCTTCGTCGTCGATCGGCGGTACGGCGTCTCCGGGGCCCAGCCGGCCGACCTGCTCCTGCAGGCGCTGCGCCAGGCGTGGGCCGAGGGTCACCGCATCACCGTGCTCGACGCCGTCGGCGCCCCGGGCGCCGGCGAGGCCTGCGGCCCCGAGGGCTGCTGA
- the mobA gene encoding molybdenum cofactor guanylyltransferase: protein MVHDEEELEMVEYDAVVLAGGAAKRLGGADKPGLDFGGRTALDRVLDAVEGAEHTVVVGPARTTDRCVTWVRENPPGAGPVAALRHGLAYATADRVVVLAADVPLVDRGTVERLVAAAEGHDGAVLCDGRHEQFLLAVYDHDRLAANVAPLPASASLRRAVTGLDLVKVTDDNGASLDCDTWDQVEQVRQRL, encoded by the coding sequence ATGGTGCACGACGAGGAGGAGCTCGAGATGGTCGAGTACGACGCCGTCGTCCTCGCCGGGGGCGCGGCCAAGCGCCTCGGCGGCGCGGACAAGCCCGGCCTGGACTTCGGCGGACGCACGGCGCTGGACCGCGTGCTCGACGCGGTCGAGGGGGCCGAGCACACCGTCGTCGTCGGGCCCGCGCGCACGACGGACCGCTGCGTCACCTGGGTCCGGGAGAACCCGCCGGGGGCCGGCCCCGTCGCGGCGCTGCGCCACGGCCTGGCGTACGCGACCGCGGACCGCGTCGTCGTGCTCGCCGCGGACGTGCCGCTCGTGGACCGCGGGACGGTGGAGCGGCTCGTCGCCGCCGCCGAGGGCCACGACGGCGCGGTGCTCTGCGACGGCCGGCACGAGCAGTTCCTCCTCGCGGTGTACGACCACGACCGCCTCGCCGCGAACGTGGCGCCGCTGCCGGCGAGCGCGTCGCTGCGCCGGGCCGTCACCGGTCTCGACCTCGTCAAGGTGACCGACGACAACGGCGCGAGCCTCGACTGCGACACCTGGGACCAGGTCGAGCAGGTGCGCCAGCGGCTGTGA
- a CDS encoding DUF3037 domain-containing protein: MYEWALLRLVPRVERGEFVNAGAVVYCRSLDYLAAATHLDEGRAAALGPQLDLALARRHLDAAVALCAGADAAGDNGRRPMGERFRWLTAPRSAVVQPSPVHTGVTHDPAAELQRILATLVR, from the coding sequence ATGTACGAGTGGGCGCTGCTGCGGCTCGTCCCGCGCGTGGAGCGCGGGGAGTTCGTCAACGCCGGGGCCGTCGTCTACTGCCGCTCGCTCGACTACCTCGCCGCGGCGACCCACCTCGACGAGGGGCGGGCCGCGGCGCTCGGCCCACAGCTCGACCTGGCGCTGGCCCGGCGGCACCTCGATGCCGCCGTGGCGCTGTGCGCCGGCGCGGACGCGGCCGGCGACAACGGCCGGCGGCCGATGGGCGAGCGCTTCCGCTGGCTGACCGCGCCGCGCAGCGCCGTGGTGCAGCCCTCGCCGGTGCACACGGGTGTGACGCACGACCCTGCCGCCGAGCTGCAGCGGATCCTCGCGACGCTCGTCCGCTGA
- a CDS encoding HipA family kinase produces the protein MRTVVATRYLAPLREGGSLPGLVEADDLGTYVVKFRGAGQGRKALVAEVVAGELARALGLRVPELVVVDLDPAFAPGEPDEEVQDLLRASPGHNLGMDYLPGSFGFDPVADRVPADEAARVAWFDGLVQNVDRSWRNPNLLRWHGDLWLIDHGASLYFHHDWRSRERAAGRPYPAAAEHVLLGRAGPLQEAHDALAPRVPEVLPAVLSEVPDGWLADEPGFDGPDDVRAAYLEVLGARAAAPAAWLPAMEAARAARR, from the coding sequence GTGAGGACCGTCGTCGCCACCCGATACCTCGCCCCGCTGCGCGAGGGCGGCTCGCTGCCCGGCCTCGTCGAGGCCGACGACCTGGGGACGTACGTCGTGAAGTTCCGCGGCGCCGGGCAGGGCCGCAAGGCGCTCGTGGCCGAGGTCGTCGCGGGCGAGCTCGCCCGCGCCCTCGGCCTGCGGGTGCCCGAGCTCGTCGTCGTCGACCTCGACCCGGCCTTCGCGCCCGGCGAGCCCGACGAGGAGGTGCAGGACCTCCTGCGGGCGAGCCCCGGCCACAACCTCGGCATGGACTACCTGCCGGGCTCGTTCGGCTTCGACCCCGTCGCCGACCGGGTGCCGGCCGACGAGGCGGCCCGCGTCGCCTGGTTCGACGGGCTCGTGCAGAACGTCGACCGCTCGTGGCGCAACCCCAACCTCCTGCGCTGGCACGGCGACCTGTGGCTCATCGACCACGGCGCGTCCCTCTACTTCCACCACGACTGGCGCTCCCGCGAGCGGGCGGCGGGGCGCCCGTACCCCGCCGCCGCCGAGCACGTCCTCCTCGGCCGCGCCGGACCGCTGCAGGAGGCGCACGACGCGCTCGCGCCGCGCGTCCCCGAGGTGCTGCCAGCCGTGCTCTCCGAGGTCCCGGACGGCTGGCTGGCCGACGAGCCGGGGTTCGACGGCCCGGACGACGTGCGCGCGGCGTACCTCGAGGTCCTCGGCGCCCGGGCCGCGGCGCCGGCGGCGTGGCTCCCCGCGATGGAGGCCGCCCGTGCCGCCCGCCGGTGA
- a CDS encoding enoyl-CoA hydratase-related protein, which yields MPGTAQVLSEVDAGVAVVTLNRPDRLNAVTQEMGEAYLAVMRDADADPAVRAVVVTGAGRGFCAGADLQLLAAIADGTSDADFPPDGAVFPPRLRKPVVAAVNGPCAGLGLVIALGADVRVAGPAATFTSSFARLGLVAEYGTSWLLPRLVGPSRALDLLLSARTVGAEEAERIGLVERLADDARATAVGYAQGLARSSSPRSMEAVKRQVWGDLARSREDAQRDAAALMRTSLTWPDLQEGLAALRERRAPDFPPLAAPDRPGGRP from the coding sequence GTGCCCGGCACCGCGCAGGTCCTCAGCGAGGTCGACGCCGGCGTCGCCGTCGTGACGCTGAACCGGCCGGACCGGCTCAACGCGGTCACGCAGGAGATGGGCGAGGCCTACCTCGCGGTCATGCGCGACGCGGACGCCGACCCCGCGGTCCGCGCCGTCGTGGTCACCGGAGCGGGCCGCGGGTTCTGCGCCGGTGCGGACCTGCAGCTGCTCGCCGCCATCGCCGACGGCACGTCCGACGCCGACTTCCCGCCGGACGGCGCGGTGTTCCCGCCGCGGCTGCGCAAGCCCGTCGTCGCCGCGGTGAACGGCCCCTGCGCGGGCCTCGGCCTCGTCATCGCCCTCGGCGCGGACGTGCGCGTGGCCGGCCCGGCGGCGACCTTCACCAGCTCGTTCGCCCGGCTGGGCCTCGTCGCCGAGTACGGCACGAGCTGGCTCCTGCCGCGCCTCGTCGGCCCGTCCCGGGCGCTCGACCTGCTGCTGTCCGCCCGCACCGTCGGCGCGGAGGAGGCCGAGCGCATCGGCCTCGTCGAGCGGCTCGCCGACGACGCGCGCGCGACGGCGGTCGGGTACGCGCAGGGGCTCGCCCGCAGCAGCTCCCCGCGCTCCATGGAGGCCGTGAAGCGCCAGGTGTGGGGCGACCTCGCCCGCAGCCGCGAGGACGCCCAGCGCGACGCCGCCGCCCTCATGCGCACCTCCCTCACCTGGCCTGACCTGCAGGAGGGCCTCGCCGCCCTCCGCGAGCGCCGCGCGCCGGACTTCCCGCCCCTCGCCGCGCCCGACCGGCCCGGCGGCCGCCCGTGA
- a CDS encoding Lsr2 family DNA-binding protein, translating to MRLTVDSNDPLADVLAVVGAMYGVRLQVAVDDAADGTGAAPGGDAGAGAGGVAGAEGGDATAAVAEPADGDGVVDAGLDSGAVAGDGAAAGAAAGAAAGAEVEAAAATAGVEPLEEAPSRRRRSAGGGRRRAAAADAPRRGGRSTTRTRRAPAPVDTRVVRAWARENGHEVSARGRLSAGVIEAYRAAQA from the coding sequence GTGAGGCTCACCGTCGACTCGAACGACCCGCTCGCCGACGTCCTCGCCGTCGTCGGGGCGATGTACGGCGTCCGCCTCCAGGTCGCCGTCGACGACGCGGCCGACGGGACCGGCGCCGCTCCCGGCGGCGACGCCGGTGCGGGCGCCGGTGGCGTCGCGGGTGCCGAGGGCGGCGACGCCACGGCCGCGGTCGCCGAGCCCGCCGACGGTGACGGGGTCGTGGACGCGGGCCTCGACAGCGGCGCCGTCGCCGGTGACGGTGCTGCTGCCGGTGCTGCTGCCGGTGCTGCTGCCGGTGCGGAGGTGGAGGCCGCCGCTGCGACGGCCGGCGTCGAGCCGCTCGAGGAGGCGCCGTCGCGCCGCCGTCGGAGTGCCGGTGGCGGGCGTCGCCGCGCCGCCGCCGCGGACGCCCCGCGACGGGGTGGGCGCTCCACCACGCGGACCCGCCGCGCCCCCGCCCCCGTCGACACCCGCGTCGTCCGGGCCTGGGCGCGCGAGAACGGCCACGAGGTCAGCGCCAGGGGCCGCCTGTCGGCCGGCGTCATCGAGGCGTACCGGGCCGCGCAGGCCTGA